From a single Collimonas pratensis genomic region:
- a CDS encoding ABC transporter ATP-binding protein, protein MAAIQITNVKKRYQSLQALGGVSLTIEEGEFFGLLGPNGAGKTTLISIIAGLNRPDSGNVTIHGHDVVSDYRAARRNLGVVPQELVFDPFFTVRETLRMQSGYYGLKNNDKWIDEVMENLDLTNKADTNMRALSGGMKRRVLVAQALVHKPPVIVLDEPTAGVDVELRQTLWRFISRLNREGHTVVLTTHYLEEAQEQCNRIAMLKLGQVVALDTTSALIKRIAGSQLIVQLSSGSLPEALQHLVLHADGAKFSLRVNQYADVEPILASLRQAGAVIEDMQLQQADLEDVFLQIMDSKVSANGFNVYADEYSAGGGK, encoded by the coding sequence ATGGCGGCGATTCAGATCACTAACGTCAAGAAGCGTTACCAGTCCTTGCAGGCTTTGGGCGGCGTTTCACTGACCATCGAAGAAGGCGAATTCTTCGGCTTGCTCGGCCCTAACGGCGCCGGCAAAACCACCTTGATTTCCATCATTGCCGGTTTGAATCGTCCCGATTCCGGCAATGTCACGATCCATGGCCACGACGTGGTCAGCGACTACCGCGCTGCGCGCCGCAACCTGGGCGTGGTGCCGCAGGAGCTGGTGTTCGATCCCTTCTTCACGGTGCGCGAAACCCTGCGCATGCAGTCCGGCTATTACGGCTTGAAGAACAACGACAAATGGATCGACGAGGTGATGGAAAACCTCGATCTCACCAACAAGGCCGACACCAATATGCGCGCACTCTCCGGCGGCATGAAGCGCCGCGTGCTGGTGGCGCAGGCGCTGGTGCACAAGCCGCCCGTGATCGTGCTGGACGAGCCGACCGCCGGCGTCGACGTCGAACTGCGCCAGACCTTGTGGCGCTTCATTTCGCGCCTCAACCGCGAAGGCCACACCGTGGTCCTGACCACGCATTACCTGGAAGAAGCGCAGGAACAGTGCAACCGCATCGCCATGCTCAAGCTGGGGCAGGTGGTCGCGCTGGATACCACCTCGGCGTTGATCAAGCGCATCGCCGGTTCCCAGCTCATCGTGCAGCTCTCCAGCGGCAGTTTGCCGGAGGCCTTGCAGCACCTGGTGCTGCATGCGGACGGCGCCAAGTTTTCCTTGCGCGTCAACCAGTATGCCGATGTCGAACCGATCCTGGCTTCATTGCGCCAGGCCGGCGCGGTGATCGAAGACATGCAGCTGCAACAGGCCGATCTGGAAGACGTGTTCCTGCAGATCATGGATAGCAAGGTCAGCGCCAACGGCTTCAATGTCTACGCTGACGAATACAGTGCAGGCGGTGGCAAATGA
- a CDS encoding ABC transporter permease: MVGFQTLFYKEVLRFWKVATQTIGAPILTAMLYLLIFGHTLKDHVEVYPGVQYTAFLIPGLVMMSVLQNAFANTSSSLTQSKMTGNLVFVLLPPLSHWELYGGYVLAAVVRGLMVGLGVFVITAWFGNLSFVAPWWIVIFAFLGAALLGTMGLIAGIWADKFDQLAVFQNFLIMPLTFLAGVFYSIKSLPPFWQAVSHLNPFFYMIDGFRYGFFGQSDVNPLVSLAIICIALALLSTLAVQMLRRGYKLRH; encoded by the coding sequence ATGGTCGGTTTTCAAACACTGTTTTACAAGGAAGTGCTGCGCTTCTGGAAAGTCGCGACGCAAACCATCGGTGCGCCGATTCTCACCGCCATGCTGTACCTGCTGATTTTCGGCCACACGCTGAAAGACCACGTGGAAGTCTATCCGGGCGTGCAGTACACGGCTTTCCTGATTCCCGGCCTGGTGATGATGAGCGTGTTGCAAAATGCCTTCGCCAATACCTCGTCCTCGTTGACACAGTCGAAAATGACCGGCAATCTGGTGTTTGTCCTGCTGCCGCCGCTGTCGCACTGGGAGCTGTATGGCGGCTACGTGCTGGCCGCCGTGGTGCGTGGCCTGATGGTTGGCCTGGGCGTGTTCGTGATCACGGCCTGGTTCGGCAACCTGTCCTTCGTGGCGCCATGGTGGATCGTAATTTTCGCCTTCCTCGGCGCGGCGCTGCTGGGCACCATGGGTTTGATCGCCGGCATCTGGGCAGATAAGTTCGACCAGTTGGCGGTGTTCCAGAACTTCCTGATCATGCCGCTGACCTTCCTGGCCGGCGTGTTTTATTCGATCAAGTCGTTGCCGCCCTTCTGGCAAGCGGTGTCGCACCTGAATCCGTTCTTCTACATGATCGACGGCTTCCGCTACGGCTTCTTCGGCCAGTCCGACGTCAATCCGCTGGTCAGCCTGGCCATCATCTGCATCGCGCTGGCGCTGCTGTCGACGCTGGCGGTGCAGATGCTACGGCGTGGTTATAAGCTGCGCCACTAA
- a CDS encoding BolA family protein produces the protein MFPTPDLVKSYIAAGLECSHLEVEGDGQHFKAVIVSAAFAGKRPIQRHQIVYAALGDRMREEIHALSMKTLTPEEFAA, from the coding sequence ATGTTCCCAACACCCGATCTCGTTAAAAGTTACATCGCCGCCGGCCTAGAATGTTCGCACCTGGAAGTCGAGGGCGACGGCCAGCATTTCAAGGCGGTGATCGTGTCGGCGGCGTTTGCCGGCAAGCGCCCGATACAGCGCCACCAGATCGTCTACGCGGCCCTGGGCGACCGCATGCGCGAAGAGATCCATGCGCTGTCGATGAAGACCCTGACGCCCGAAGAATTTGCCGCTTAA
- the murA gene encoding UDP-N-acetylglucosamine 1-carboxyvinyltransferase: MDKLLIQGGNRLSGEITISGAKNAALPILCAGLLTSDQLQLSNVPNLHDVSTILKLLRQMGLKATQDGHFVTLQGDAISNLEAPYEMVKTMRASILVLGPLLARFGEAKVSLPGGCGIGSRPVDQHIKGLQAMGAEISIEAGYIHAKAKKLKGTRVVTDMITVTGTENLLMAATLADGETVLENAAREPEVSDLANLLVAMGAKIDGIGTDRLVIQGVDKLHGAAHSVIADRIETGTFLCAVAATGGDVMLKNTRSHILDAVLDKLREAGVILTSGDDWIRVQMAARPKAVSFRTTEYPGFPTDMQAQFMSLNSIAEGTSHVTETIFENRFMHVQEMNRLGAAIDVQGNTAIIKGVDHLVGAPVMATDLRASASLVISGLVAQGQTMIERVYHLDRGYDQMERKLSAVGANIERIK, encoded by the coding sequence ATGGATAAATTATTGATACAAGGCGGCAACCGCCTTTCCGGTGAAATCACTATTTCCGGCGCAAAAAATGCGGCGCTGCCTATCTTGTGCGCCGGTCTGTTGACCTCTGACCAGCTGCAGCTCAGCAATGTGCCGAACCTGCACGATGTCTCGACCATCCTCAAGCTGCTGCGCCAGATGGGTCTGAAAGCGACCCAGGACGGCCATTTCGTGACCCTGCAGGGCGACGCCATCAGCAATCTGGAAGCGCCGTATGAAATGGTGAAAACCATGCGCGCATCGATCCTGGTGCTGGGCCCGCTGCTGGCGCGCTTCGGCGAAGCCAAGGTATCGCTGCCGGGCGGCTGCGGCATCGGCTCGCGTCCGGTCGACCAGCACATCAAAGGTCTGCAAGCGATGGGCGCCGAAATTTCGATCGAAGCCGGCTACATCCATGCCAAGGCCAAGAAGCTGAAAGGCACCCGTGTCGTGACCGACATGATCACTGTCACCGGCACCGAAAACCTGCTGATGGCAGCGACCCTGGCCGACGGCGAAACCGTGCTGGAAAACGCCGCGCGCGAACCGGAAGTCAGCGACCTCGCCAACCTGCTGGTGGCGATGGGCGCCAAGATCGACGGCATCGGCACCGACCGCCTGGTGATCCAGGGTGTCGACAAGCTGCACGGCGCCGCACATTCGGTAATCGCCGACCGCATTGAAACCGGTACCTTCCTGTGCGCCGTGGCCGCCACCGGCGGTGACGTCATGCTGAAAAACACCCGCAGCCACATCCTCGACGCGGTGCTCGACAAGCTACGCGAAGCCGGCGTGATCCTGACTTCCGGCGACGACTGGATCCGCGTGCAGATGGCGGCGCGGCCGAAGGCAGTCAGCTTCCGCACTACCGAATATCCTGGCTTCCCGACCGACATGCAAGCGCAGTTCATGTCGCTCAACAGCATCGCCGAAGGCACCAGCCACGTCACCGAAACGATCTTTGAAAACCGTTTCATGCACGTGCAGGAAATGAACCGCCTCGGCGCTGCCATCGATGTGCAAGGCAATACCGCCATCATCAAGGGTGTCGACCATCTGGTCGGCGCGCCGGTCATGGCGACCGATTTGCGCGCTTCCGCTTCGCTGGTGATCTCCGGCCTGGTGGCGCAGGGCCAGACCATGATCGAGCGCGTGTATCACCTCGATCGCGGCTACGATCAGATGGAGCGCAAGCTGTCGGCTGTCGGCGCCAACATCGAAAGAATCAAATGA
- the hisG gene encoding ATP phosphoribosyltransferase, translated as MSQKLTLALSKGRIFEETLPLLKAAGIEVTEDPETSRKLILSTNDPLVNVIIVRASDVPTYVQYGAADFGVAGKDVLLEHGGEGLYQPIDLEIAKCRMSVAVSAGFDYASAIRQGARLRVATKYLLTAREHFAAKGMHVDLIKLYGSMELAPLVGLADAIVDLVSTGGTLRANNLVEVEHIMDISSRLVVNQAALKLKRERLQPILDAFERASVK; from the coding sequence ATGAGCCAGAAGCTGACCCTGGCCCTGTCCAAGGGCCGCATCTTCGAAGAGACGTTGCCGCTGCTGAAGGCGGCCGGCATCGAAGTCACGGAAGATCCGGAAACCTCGCGCAAGCTGATCCTGTCGACCAATGATCCGCTGGTCAATGTCATTATCGTCCGTGCCTCCGATGTGCCGACCTATGTGCAATACGGCGCCGCCGATTTCGGCGTGGCCGGCAAGGATGTGCTGCTGGAACACGGCGGCGAAGGCTTGTATCAGCCGATCGACCTGGAAATCGCCAAGTGCCGCATGTCGGTCGCGGTGTCCGCCGGCTTTGACTATGCCAGCGCGATCCGCCAGGGCGCGCGTTTGCGCGTGGCCACCAAATACCTGCTGACGGCACGCGAGCATTTTGCCGCCAAAGGCATGCACGTCGATCTCATCAAGTTGTACGGCTCGATGGAGCTGGCGCCGCTGGTGGGGCTGGCTGACGCCATCGTCGACCTGGTCAGCACCGGCGGCACCCTGCGCGCCAACAACTTGGTTGAAGTCGAACACATCATGGACATTTCATCGCGCCTGGTGGTCAACCAGGCTGCCCTGAAACTGAAGCGCGAACGGCTGCAACCGATCCTGGATGCATTCGAACGGGCTTCCGTCAAATAA
- the hisD gene encoding histidinol dehydrogenase, with protein sequence MSIAIRKLDAAQPDFQAQLNAVLAFEAGEDEAIDQAAARILADVKARGDAAVLEYTNRFDRVSASSVGALEIGQQELQDALAQLSPERRSALQTAADRVRAYHQRQKVECGSDGFSYTEADGTVLGQKVTPLDRVGIYVPGGKAAYPSSVLMNAIPAKVAGVQEIIMVVPTPDGVKNPLVLAAAAIAGVDRVFTIGGAQAVAALAYGTDSIPQVDKIVGPGNAYVAAAKRRVFGTVGIDMIAGPSEILVICDGTTDPDWIAMDLFSQAEHDELAQSILLCPDADYIAAVEASINRQLALMPRHEVIRTSLTDRGALIKVRDLEQACEIANHIAAEHLEISTDNPQHWADRIRHAGAMFLGRFSSEALGDYCAGPNHVLPTSRTARFSSPLGVYDFQKRSSMINISAAGAQTLGKVAAELAYGEGLQAHARSAEYRLEDGKQ encoded by the coding sequence ATGAGCATAGCAATCAGAAAACTCGATGCGGCGCAGCCGGATTTCCAGGCGCAACTGAATGCCGTGCTGGCCTTCGAGGCCGGCGAAGATGAAGCCATCGATCAGGCTGCCGCACGCATCCTGGCCGACGTCAAGGCGCGCGGCGACGCCGCCGTGCTGGAATACACCAACCGTTTCGACCGCGTCAGCGCCAGCAGCGTCGGCGCCCTGGAAATCGGCCAGCAGGAATTGCAGGATGCCCTGGCGCAGTTGTCGCCGGAGCGCCGCAGCGCCTTGCAGACCGCCGCCGACCGCGTGCGCGCCTATCATCAGCGGCAAAAAGTCGAATGCGGCTCGGACGGCTTCAGCTACACCGAAGCCGACGGCACCGTGCTCGGACAAAAAGTGACGCCGCTGGACCGCGTCGGCATCTACGTCCCCGGCGGCAAGGCCGCTTATCCTTCGTCGGTGCTGATGAATGCCATCCCGGCCAAGGTTGCCGGCGTGCAGGAAATCATCATGGTGGTGCCGACCCCGGACGGCGTCAAGAATCCGCTGGTGCTGGCTGCCGCGGCCATCGCCGGCGTCGACCGCGTGTTCACCATCGGCGGCGCGCAAGCGGTCGCTGCGCTGGCTTACGGCACGGACTCTATTCCGCAAGTCGACAAGATCGTCGGTCCTGGCAACGCCTATGTGGCGGCGGCCAAGCGGCGCGTGTTCGGCACGGTCGGCATCGACATGATTGCCGGCCCCTCGGAAATCCTGGTGATCTGCGACGGCACGACCGATCCCGACTGGATCGCAATGGACCTGTTCTCGCAGGCCGAGCACGACGAGCTGGCGCAATCCATTCTGCTATGCCCGGATGCAGACTATATCGCGGCGGTGGAAGCCAGCATCAACCGCCAGCTGGCGCTGATGCCGCGCCATGAAGTGATCCGTACCTCGCTGACCGACCGCGGCGCGCTGATCAAGGTGCGCGATCTGGAACAAGCCTGCGAAATCGCCAACCATATCGCCGCCGAGCATCTGGAAATCTCGACCGACAATCCGCAGCATTGGGCCGACCGCATCCGCCATGCAGGCGCCATGTTCCTGGGCCGTTTTTCGTCGGAAGCGCTGGGCGATTATTGCGCCGGCCCGAACCACGTGCTGCCGACTTCGCGCACCGCGCGCTTCTCGTCGCCGCTCGGCGTCTACGATTTTCAGAAGCGTTCCAGCATGATCAACATCAGCGCCGCCGGCGCCCAGACCCTGGGCAAAGTAGCGGCGGAACTGGCTTACGGCGAAGGCTTGCAGGCGCATGCACGCTCGGCCGAGTATCGCCTGGAAGACGGCAAGCAATGA
- a CDS encoding DNA-methyltransferase: MTTAGGDWLNRIFGEDALQGLQRIPDGSVDLLLADPPYGLGKDYGNDSDKLDTAAYLRWTEEWIDAALPKLKPNGSLYIFLTWRFSPEIFVMLKQRMTMINEIIWDRRVPSMGGGTRRFSSVHDTIGFFARAKDYHFDLDAIRIPYDAVTKKARSRSIFVGAKWLELGYNPKDVWSVSRLHREHRERADHPTQKPLEIVERMIKASCPPGGVVLDPFMGSGTTAVAARRCGRQFVGFELNPEYCALIERRLAQLDGKKPDERALA, encoded by the coding sequence ATGACGACTGCCGGCGGCGACTGGCTCAACCGCATCTTCGGCGAAGATGCGCTGCAAGGCTTGCAACGCATCCCCGACGGCTCGGTCGACCTGCTGCTGGCCGATCCGCCGTATGGCCTGGGCAAGGATTACGGCAACGACTCCGACAAGCTCGACACTGCCGCCTACCTGCGCTGGACTGAAGAATGGATCGACGCCGCCTTGCCCAAGCTGAAACCGAACGGCAGCCTGTACATTTTTCTAACCTGGCGCTTTTCGCCGGAAATCTTCGTCATGCTGAAGCAGCGCATGACCATGATCAACGAGATTATCTGGGACCGGCGGGTGCCTTCGATGGGCGGCGGCACGCGCCGCTTTTCTTCGGTGCACGATACGATCGGCTTCTTTGCCCGCGCCAAGGACTACCATTTCGATCTCGACGCCATCCGCATTCCTTACGACGCCGTGACCAAGAAAGCCCGTTCGCGCTCGATTTTTGTCGGCGCCAAGTGGCTGGAACTGGGCTACAACCCGAAAGATGTCTGGAGCGTGTCGCGCCTGCACCGCGAACATCGCGAGCGCGCCGACCACCCGACCCAGAAGCCGCTGGAAATCGTCGAACGGATGATCAAGGCGTCCTGCCCGCCGGGCGGCGTGGTGCTGGATCCCTTCATGGGCAGCGGCACGACGGCGGTGGCGGCGCGCCGCTGCGGCCGTCAGTTCGTCGGTTTCGAGCTGAATCCTGAATACTGTGCTTTGATCGAACGGCGCCTGGCGCAACTTGACGGCAAGAAACCTGATGAGCGGGCTTTGGCCTGA
- the hisB gene encoding imidazoleglycerol-phosphate dehydratase HisB: protein MSTPRTASITRNTNETQIRVSINLDGSGQQKLNTGVPFLDHMLDQIARHGLIDLDIEANGDLHIDAHHTVEDVGITLGQAFAQAIGDKKGIRRYGHAYVPLDEALSRVVIDFSGRPGLEFHVPFKRAMIGGFDVDLTHEFFQGFVNHALVSLHIDNLRGENAHHQCETVFKAFGRALRMATELDARSAGTIPSTKGSL from the coding sequence ATGTCTACGCCTCGAACAGCATCGATCACCCGCAACACCAACGAGACGCAAATCCGCGTCTCCATCAATCTGGATGGCAGCGGCCAGCAAAAACTGAATACCGGCGTGCCCTTCCTGGACCACATGCTGGACCAGATTGCTCGGCATGGCCTGATCGACCTGGATATCGAAGCCAACGGCGACTTGCATATCGATGCCCACCACACAGTGGAGGACGTCGGCATTACCTTGGGGCAAGCGTTCGCCCAGGCGATCGGCGACAAGAAGGGCATCCGCCGCTACGGCCATGCCTACGTGCCGCTGGATGAAGCCTTGTCGCGCGTCGTCATCGATTTCTCCGGCCGTCCCGGACTCGAATTCCACGTGCCGTTCAAGCGCGCCATGATCGGCGGCTTCGACGTCGACCTGACCCACGAATTTTTCCAGGGCTTCGTCAATCACGCCCTGGTGTCTTTGCATATCGACAACCTGCGCGGCGAGAACGCCCACCATCAATGCGAAACCGTCTTCAAGGCGTTCGGCCGCGCACTGCGCATGGCCACCGAACTGGATGCGCGTTCCGCCGGGACGATTCCTTCGACCAAGGGTAGTCTGTAA
- the hisH gene encoding imidazole glycerol phosphate synthase subunit HisH has translation MNKIVVVDYGMGNLRSVAQALRQVAPEADVRISGAVADIKAADRLVLPGQGAMPDCMRCLRESGVQEAVLEASRNKPLLGVCVGEQMLFDSSEEGPTDGLGLLPGKVVRFQLDGQLQDDGSRFKVPQMGWNRVRQSQSHPLWNGIADDDYFYFVHSYYAAPALAEHTFGETVYGAAFSCAVGRDNIFATQFHPEKSASAGLQLYKNFVEWRV, from the coding sequence ATGAACAAAATCGTTGTGGTTGACTATGGCATGGGCAACCTGCGCTCGGTGGCGCAAGCCCTGCGCCAGGTAGCGCCGGAAGCCGATGTCCGTATCTCCGGCGCCGTCGCCGATATCAAGGCTGCCGACCGGCTGGTGTTGCCGGGCCAGGGCGCCATGCCTGATTGCATGCGCTGCCTGCGTGAATCGGGCGTGCAGGAGGCAGTGCTGGAAGCGTCGCGCAACAAGCCGCTGCTGGGCGTGTGCGTGGGCGAACAGATGTTGTTCGACAGTAGCGAGGAAGGTCCTACCGACGGCCTCGGCCTGTTGCCCGGCAAGGTGGTGCGCTTCCAGCTCGACGGCCAGCTGCAGGACGACGGTTCGCGTTTCAAAGTGCCGCAGATGGGCTGGAACCGGGTGCGCCAGTCGCAGTCTCATCCACTCTGGAATGGCATTGCCGACGACGACTATTTTTATTTCGTGCATAGTTACTACGCCGCCCCGGCGCTGGCCGAGCATACCTTCGGCGAGACCGTTTACGGCGCGGCATTCAGCTGCGCCGTCGGCCGTGATAATATTTTCGCTACACAGTTCCATCCGGAGAAGAGCGCTTCCGCCGGTTTGCAGTTGTATAAGAATTTTGTGGAATGGCGTGTCTAA
- the hisA gene encoding 1-(5-phosphoribosyl)-5-[(5-phosphoribosylamino)methylideneamino]imidazole-4-carboxamide isomerase — protein MLLIPAIDLKDGHCVRLKQGDMDQATVFSDDPGEMARHWLMQGARRLHLVDLNGAFAGKPKNEPAVKAIIKAVREFALLNGVEEIPVQLGGGIRDLDTIERYLDDGLSYIIIGTAAVKNPGFLQDACSAFPGQIIVGLDAKDGKVATDGWSKLSGHEVIDLAKKFEDYGCSSIVYTDIGRDGMMGGVNIEATVKLAQSMTIPVIASGGVHNVHDVEALCAVQDEGIEAVICGRSIYEGTLDLRSAQERADELSDELGNGVADYVDGQDLSEQPAADKP, from the coding sequence ATGCTGCTGATACCTGCCATCGACCTCAAAGACGGTCACTGCGTACGCCTGAAACAAGGCGATATGGACCAAGCCACTGTGTTTTCCGACGATCCGGGCGAGATGGCCCGCCATTGGCTGATGCAGGGCGCCCGCCGCCTGCATCTGGTGGACCTGAACGGCGCTTTTGCCGGCAAGCCGAAGAACGAACCGGCGGTCAAGGCCATCATCAAGGCGGTACGCGAATTCGCCCTGCTCAACGGCGTCGAAGAGATTCCGGTGCAGCTGGGCGGCGGCATCCGTGACCTCGACACCATCGAACGCTACCTGGACGACGGCCTCAGCTACATCATCATCGGTACTGCCGCGGTCAAGAACCCTGGCTTCCTGCAGGATGCCTGCAGCGCATTCCCGGGCCAGATCATCGTCGGCCTCGACGCCAAGGACGGCAAGGTCGCCACCGACGGCTGGAGCAAGCTGTCCGGCCACGAAGTGATCGACCTCGCCAAGAAATTCGAAGACTACGGCTGCTCTTCCATTGTCTACACCGACATCGGCCGCGACGGCATGATGGGCGGCGTCAACATCGAGGCTACCGTCAAGCTGGCGCAAAGCATGACGATCCCGGTGATCGCTTCCGGCGGCGTTCACAATGTGCACGACGTGGAAGCCTTGTGTGCCGTACAGGACGAAGGCATCGAGGCCGTGATCTGCGGCCGTTCGATCTACGAAGGCACGCTCGACCTGCGTTCGGCGCAGGAGCGCGCCGACGAACTGAGCGACGAATTGGGCAACGGCGTGGCGGACTATGTCGATGGCCAAGATCTATCGGAGCAGCCCGCCGCTGACAAGCCATGA
- the hisF gene encoding imidazole glycerol phosphate synthase subunit HisF, whose translation MTLAKRIIPCLDVTNGRVVKGVNFLELRDAGDPVEIARRYDEQGADELTFLDITASSDNRDLILPIIEAVASQVFIPLTVGGGVRVVEDVRRLLNAGADKVGINTSAVTNPQLVADAAAKYGSQCIVVAIDAKQVAPGKWEVFTHGGRKATGLDAIEWAQKMEQLGAGEILLTSMDRDGTKVGFDLALTSSVSNAVTIPVIASGGVGGLQDLADGIKIGRADAVLAASIFHYGQHTVQEAKQFMVAQQIPMRLA comes from the coding sequence ATGACCCTCGCCAAACGCATCATCCCTTGCCTGGACGTGACCAATGGCCGCGTCGTCAAGGGCGTCAATTTCCTGGAGCTGCGCGATGCCGGCGATCCGGTCGAGATCGCCCGCCGCTATGACGAGCAAGGTGCGGATGAACTGACCTTCCTCGACATCACGGCGTCGTCGGATAACCGCGACCTGATCCTGCCGATCATCGAAGCGGTGGCCTCGCAAGTATTCATTCCGCTGACGGTAGGCGGCGGCGTGCGCGTGGTGGAAGATGTGCGCCGCCTGCTGAACGCCGGCGCCGACAAGGTCGGCATCAACACCTCCGCGGTGACCAATCCGCAGCTGGTGGCGGACGCCGCCGCCAAGTACGGCTCGCAATGCATCGTGGTAGCGATCGACGCCAAGCAGGTTGCACCCGGCAAGTGGGAAGTATTCACCCACGGTGGCCGCAAGGCCACTGGCCTCGATGCGATTGAATGGGCGCAAAAGATGGAGCAGCTGGGCGCGGGAGAAATCCTGCTGACCAGTATGGACCGCGACGGCACCAAGGTTGGTTTCGACCTGGCCTTGACCAGCAGCGTCTCCAATGCCGTAACGATACCGGTGATTGCCTCCGGCGGCGTCGGCGGCTTGCAGGACCTGGCTGACGGCATCAAGATCGGCCGCGCCGATGCGGTGCTGGCAGCCAGCATTTTCCACTATGGTCAACACACTGTGCAGGAAGCCAAGCAGTTCATGGTGGCACAGCAGATCCCGATGAGGCTAGCATGA
- the hisI gene encoding phosphoribosyl-AMP cyclohydrolase, translating to MSSVSWLNKVRWDEHGLVPVIAQELGSNDVLMFAWMNRDALAKTVALGEAVYWSRSRKKLWHKGEESGHVQKVHEIRLDCDEDVVLLKVTQAGDIACHTGRHSCFFQKYESDSKSWEAVEPVLKEPDEIYK from the coding sequence ATGAGCAGCGTGAGTTGGTTAAACAAGGTCAGATGGGATGAGCACGGCCTGGTGCCGGTGATTGCCCAGGAACTGGGTTCGAACGATGTCCTGATGTTCGCCTGGATGAACCGCGACGCCCTGGCGAAGACGGTGGCGCTGGGCGAGGCCGTCTATTGGAGCCGTTCGCGCAAGAAACTCTGGCACAAGGGCGAAGAATCCGGCCACGTGCAGAAAGTCCATGAAATCCGCCTCGACTGCGACGAAGACGTGGTCTTGCTGAAAGTGACCCAGGCCGGCGACATCGCTTGCCACACAGGCCGCCATTCCTGCTTCTTCCAGAAATATGAAAGCGACAGCAAGAGCTGGGAAGCGGTCGAGCCGGTGTTGAAAGAGCCGGACGAGATCTATAAATAA
- a CDS encoding phosphoribosyl-ATP diphosphatase: MNDTLQRLAAVIESRKPANGGDPATSYVARLFAKGDDAILKKIGEEATETVMAAKDARVDGDVSHVLYECADLWFHSMILLAQFNLTPQDVLQELARREGLSGIAEKASRKLGEGEQAKSDSHKN; this comes from the coding sequence ATGAACGATACCTTACAGCGCCTGGCGGCCGTGATCGAGTCGCGCAAGCCGGCCAACGGCGGCGATCCGGCCACTTCCTATGTGGCGCGCCTATTCGCCAAGGGCGACGACGCAATCCTCAAGAAAATCGGCGAAGAAGCCACCGAAACCGTGATGGCGGCCAAGGATGCGCGGGTCGACGGCGACGTCTCGCATGTCCTGTACGAATGCGCCGACCTGTGGTTCCATTCCATGATCCTGCTGGCGCAATTCAACCTGACGCCGCAAGACGTGCTGCAGGAACTGGCGCGGCGCGAGGGTTTGTCCGGGATCGCAGAGAAGGCCAGCCGCAAGCTGGGCGAAGGCGAGCAGGCGAAAAGCGATTCCCACAAGAATTGA
- a CDS encoding histidine triad nucleotide-binding protein, which produces MENCIFCKIAAKQIPSTPIYEDDDLIAFHDINPAAPIHFLIVPKQHIATLADCGEQHAALLGKMMLLAPRLAQEQGCGFQLDEQGHASGGFKTLFNTGPDGGQEVYHLHMHVIGGPKPWRGQR; this is translated from the coding sequence TTGGAAAATTGTATTTTTTGCAAAATCGCGGCCAAGCAGATCCCATCCACGCCGATCTATGAAGACGACGACCTGATCGCCTTCCACGACATCAATCCGGCGGCACCCATCCATTTTCTGATTGTGCCGAAACAACATATCGCAACTCTTGCCGATTGCGGCGAGCAGCACGCTGCTTTGCTGGGTAAAATGATGCTCCTGGCGCCGCGTCTTGCACAAGAGCAAGGTTGTGGTTTCCAGCTCGACGAGCAAGGCCATGCCAGCGGTGGTTTCAAGACCCTGTTCAACACCGGACCGGATGGCGGCCAAGAGGTGTACCATTTGCATATGCACGTCATCGGCGGACCAAAGCCGTGGCGCGGGCAGCGCTGA
- the tatA gene encoding Sec-independent protein translocase subunit TatA translates to MGSFSIWHWLIVLVIVMLVFGTKKIGSMGSDLGKAVKGFKDGVKGEEEKAAADKQTIDVAAKEKDKSGN, encoded by the coding sequence ATGGGTTCGTTCAGTATTTGGCACTGGTTGATCGTGCTGGTTATCGTGATGTTGGTATTTGGCACCAAAAAAATCGGCAGCATGGGCTCCGACCTCGGCAAGGCCGTCAAGGGCTTCAAGGATGGCGTCAAGGGCGAGGAAGAAAAAGCCGCCGCTGACAAGCAAACGATTGATGTGGCAGCCAAAGAAAAGGACAAGTCCGGCAATTGA